A region from the Vicia villosa cultivar HV-30 ecotype Madison, WI linkage group LG3, Vvil1.0, whole genome shotgun sequence genome encodes:
- the LOC131661673 gene encoding nucleobase-ascorbate transporter 1: MADITHPPMEQLQDLEYCIDSNPPWAETILLAFQNYILMLGTSVMIPSMLVPAMGGSSGDKARVIQTLLFVAGINTLLQALFGTRLPAVVGGSFAYVIPVAYIIGDSSLQRINDPHERFIHTMRAIQGALIVASSIQIILGYSQVWGLFSRFFSPLGMAPVVGLVGLGIIQRGFPDLGNCVEIGIPMLLLVVGLSQYLKHVRPFRDIPIFERFPVLVCVTIVWIYSVILTASGAYRHRPSLTQHHCRTDRANLISTAPWFMFPYPLQWGPPTFSAGHSFAMMSAVLVSMVESTGAYKAASRLAIATPPPAYVLSRGIGWQGIGILLDGLYGTGTGSTVSVENVGLLGLTRVGSRRVVQISAGFMIFFATLGKFGAVFASIPFPIFAALYCVLFGLVGAVGISFLQFTNMNSMRNLIIIGLTLFLGISVPQFFDQYWTNSRHGPVHTNALWFNAFLNTIFSSPPTVGLIVAVILDNTLEVEKSKKDRGMPWWVKFRTFRGDNRNEEFYTLPFNLNKFFPPT, encoded by the exons CTGAAACTATTCTCTTAGCatttcaaaattatattttgatgCTTGGCACAAGTGTGATGATACCTTCAATGCTCGTTCCAGCTATGGGAGGAAGTTCT GGTGACAAGGCAAGAGTAATACAAACCCTTCTTTTTGTAGCTGGCATTAACACACTTCTCCAAGCACTTTTTGGAACAAGATTACCTGCAGTAGTTGGAGGCTCATTTGCGTATGTAATTCCAGTTGCTTATATTATTGGTGACTCTTCATTGCAACGGATTAATGATCCTCATGAA AGATTTATACATACAATGCGGGCTATACAAGGAGCTTTAATTGTTGCCTCAAGTATTCAAATAATCCTCGGTTATAGCCAAGTTTGGGGGCTTTTTTCAAG ATTTTTCAGTCCTCTTGGTATGGCACCTGTAGTAGGATTGGTTGGGTTAGGAATAATTCAAAGAGGTTTTCCAGAC TTAGGGAACTGTGTAGAAATTGGTATACCAATGCTGCTGTTGGTCGTTGGATTGTCGCAA TATCTCAAGCATGTGAGGCCATTTAGAGACATTCCCATCTTTGAACGTTTCCCAGTTTTGGTTTGTGTCACAATTGTTTGGATCTATTCTGTCATCTTGACTGCAAGTGGAGCTTACCGACACAGACCTTCCTTGACACAGCATCATTGTCGCACAGACCGAGCTAATCTGATATCTACTGCTCCATG GTTCATGTTCCCGTACCCTCTACAGTGGGGTCCTCCAACATTTTCTGCCGGTCATTCATTTGCAATGATGTCTGCTGTTTTAGTCTCAATGGTGGAG TCAACTGGTGCATATAAGGCAGCATCTCGGTTGGCCATTGCCACTCCACCTCCTGCTTATGTGTTGAGTCGAGGCATCGGTTGGCAG GGGATTGGTATCTTGCTTGATGGACTTTATGGAACGGGGACAGGTTCCACTGTTTCTGT GGAAAATGTGGGACTCCTTGGCCTGACTCGAGTTGGAAGTCGCAGAGTTGTTCAGATTTCTGCTGGTTTTATGATATTCTTTGCTACTTTAG GAAAGTTTGGTGCTGTATTTGCATCTATACCCTTCCCAATATTCGCTGCATTGTACTGCGTTCTATTTGGCCTTGTTG GTGCTGTTGGAATATCATTTCTTCAGTTTACAAACATGAACTCCATGAGAAACCTTATCATCATTGGCCTCACATTGTTCCTTGGAATATCCGTTCCCCAATTTTTCGATCAATATTGGACTAATTCACGCCATGGCCCCGTTCATACCAACGCCTTATGG TTCAATGCATTTTTAAACACGATATTCTCGTCACCACCAACAGTAGGATTGATTGTAGCAGTGATCCTCGACAACACTCTTGAAGTTGAAAAATCAAAGAAAGATCGAGGAATGCCGTGGTGGGTGAAGTTTAGAACATTTAGAGGTGATAACAGAAATGAAGAGTTTTATACTTTACCATTCAATCTAAACAAGTTCTTCCCACCTACATGA